A window of the Cystobacter fuscus genome harbors these coding sequences:
- a CDS encoding JmjC domain-containing protein gives MSMSNGSGRELAEFLYPVSPKEFLSEYWEKKPLYVRGTPTKFARLFDRERFDRAILRVGFDKRKPAPFSIRALWRNRHDLQAGIEIEPTQVREALASRTTVCVNDITAGDAVLAEFAAHIKRQMNLATPVRFNCYLSPDGEGLDTHYDARHATIIQISGSKRWLYSRLPATNYPLANALVQKDGQIRHGEHNNRRQKLDVPTPDESQFEEVLLEPGDLLYLPPGTWHNAKASGESLALNMAFETVGMLQLLFPEIERLLSEKLEWRAILPATPLEQTRPGEIPLEVEQFITARLGELRDLLGKLSSRGVELERIWRRAVTSSPYVSLDGQAPTSPLKPEDVLVRTEPYPLSYVRKPGPDGTQFVYVYGCNTEVLLPGEALSLVRGIAARQRFTVAEVEQWGDISMKQGIEVLETLLTRGLLRREGEQLTTPVESPTPAPHV, from the coding sequence ATGAGCATGAGCAACGGTTCGGGCAGGGAACTCGCGGAGTTCCTGTACCCGGTCAGCCCGAAGGAGTTCCTCTCCGAGTACTGGGAGAAGAAGCCCCTCTACGTCCGAGGAACGCCCACCAAGTTCGCCCGGCTCTTCGATCGGGAGCGGTTCGACCGAGCCATCTTGCGCGTGGGCTTCGACAAGCGGAAGCCCGCGCCCTTCTCGATCCGGGCGCTATGGCGCAACCGCCACGACCTTCAGGCGGGCATCGAGATCGAGCCGACCCAGGTCCGCGAGGCGCTCGCCTCCCGGACCACCGTCTGCGTCAATGACATCACCGCGGGAGACGCGGTGCTCGCGGAGTTCGCCGCGCACATCAAACGCCAGATGAACCTGGCCACGCCGGTGCGCTTCAACTGCTACCTCTCACCGGATGGAGAGGGCCTGGACACCCACTACGACGCGCGCCATGCGACGATCATCCAGATCTCCGGCAGCAAGCGTTGGCTGTACTCGCGGCTTCCCGCGACGAACTACCCGCTCGCCAACGCGCTCGTCCAGAAGGATGGCCAGATACGGCACGGTGAGCACAACAACAGACGGCAGAAGCTGGACGTGCCCACCCCGGACGAGAGCCAGTTCGAAGAGGTGCTGCTCGAGCCCGGGGATCTGCTCTACCTGCCGCCCGGCACATGGCACAACGCGAAGGCCAGCGGGGAATCGCTCGCGCTCAACATGGCCTTCGAGACGGTCGGCATGCTGCAATTGCTCTTCCCGGAAATCGAGCGCCTGCTCAGCGAGAAGCTGGAGTGGCGCGCCATCCTGCCCGCCACCCCCCTGGAGCAGACGCGGCCCGGTGAAATCCCCCTGGAGGTGGAGCAGTTCATCACCGCGCGCCTGGGCGAGCTGCGTGACCTGCTCGGCAAGCTGTCCTCCCGCGGGGTCGAGCTGGAGCGCATCTGGCGGCGCGCGGTCACCAGCAGTCCCTACGTCTCGCTGGACGGCCAGGCGCCCACCTCACCCCTGAAGCCGGAGGATGTGCTGGTGCGCACCGAACCCTATCCCCTCTCCTACGTGAGGAAGCCCGGACCGGACGGGACCCAGTTCGTGTATGTCTATGGCTGCAATACCGAGGTGCTCCTGCCCGGAGAGGCGTTGTCCCTCGTGCGCGGCATCGCGGCCCGCCAGCGCTTCACCGTGGCCGAGGTGGAGCAGTGGGGAGACATCTCCATGAAGCAGGGCATCGAAGTGCTCGAGACCCTGCTGACACGGGGGCTGCTGCGCCGCGAGGGCGAACAGCTCACCACCCCGGTGGAGAGCCCGACACCCGCGCCGCACGTATGA
- a CDS encoding ABC transporter ATP-binding protein, translating into MASTGRPSTQAPLTLAFVWRVLRLVWNTDPTGTLLASVLLLMGACIPTGLLWASKNVVDGVAAGIAQPSEENLYRVLGWIGLMALLAISRELFQALAEYVNDGLGRKVEAHATLSVLAKAASLDLAHFDTPHFYDQLEKATREVGFRPMVLYRETLRGMQSLAALVAQAMLVVGLFPAALVLVLLACIPEMRFQFRGVARKFGLMDMRSPLGRRLAYYQGILTDGTLAKEMRVFGVAPWLLGHMRERLKTFLAEDRALASQNARLGLGGRVLSRLAYYGAYAALAMEALSGRLSLGTLTMGVAALQTLQLHLSSVLTSLSSAFEHNLFLSRYFEFLRLQPTLQERAPRVTPPRDIQQAVELRQVGFHYPGAEQPTLHDINLSLRPGEVVSIVGENGSGKTTLVKLLARLYDPSEGVMTLDGTDLRQFDPDEYRSLVSVVWQDFARFELSLRDNVLLGNEARADQLAAALRAAGLDDVVAGLPEGVNTMLGRAFEDGVQLSSGQWQRIAVARAFVRAAPLLILDEPSSALDARQEHDLFHRLRELGRGRAVVFITHRLSSTRVADRIVVLEKGRIVEQGDHESLLRAEGPYARLFRLQAAPYVDDLAAQETPAQPMLRTLG; encoded by the coding sequence TTGGCATCGACCGGAAGACCGAGCACGCAGGCGCCACTCACGCTCGCGTTCGTCTGGCGCGTGCTGCGGCTGGTATGGAACACGGATCCCACCGGAACGCTCCTGGCCTCCGTGCTCCTGCTGATGGGAGCCTGCATTCCCACGGGCCTGTTGTGGGCCTCCAAGAACGTGGTGGACGGAGTCGCGGCGGGCATCGCCCAGCCCTCGGAGGAGAACCTGTACCGAGTGCTGGGATGGATCGGGCTGATGGCCCTGCTCGCGATCTCCCGGGAGCTGTTCCAGGCGCTCGCGGAGTACGTGAACGATGGACTGGGGCGCAAGGTCGAGGCCCATGCCACGCTCTCGGTGCTCGCGAAGGCGGCCTCGCTCGACCTGGCGCACTTCGACACTCCCCACTTCTACGACCAGCTCGAGAAGGCGACGCGCGAGGTGGGCTTCCGCCCCATGGTGCTGTACCGGGAGACGCTCCGGGGGATGCAGTCCCTGGCGGCCCTGGTGGCCCAGGCAATGCTCGTGGTCGGCCTCTTCCCGGCGGCCCTGGTGCTCGTGCTGCTGGCGTGCATTCCCGAGATGCGGTTCCAATTCCGGGGGGTCGCGCGCAAGTTCGGACTGATGGACATGCGCAGTCCCCTGGGCCGCCGTCTCGCCTACTACCAGGGCATCCTCACCGACGGCACACTCGCCAAGGAAATGCGTGTGTTCGGCGTGGCGCCCTGGCTGCTGGGGCACATGCGGGAGCGGTTGAAGACGTTCCTCGCGGAGGACCGCGCGCTCGCCTCGCAAAACGCGCGCCTGGGGCTCGGAGGGCGAGTCCTGTCCCGGCTCGCCTATTACGGTGCCTATGCGGCGCTCGCGATGGAAGCACTCAGCGGACGGCTGTCCCTGGGCACGCTGACCATGGGGGTGGCGGCCCTCCAGACGCTCCAGCTCCACCTGTCCTCGGTGCTGACGTCCTTGTCGAGCGCGTTCGAGCACAACCTGTTCCTGAGCCGCTATTTCGAGTTCCTGCGGCTCCAGCCCACGCTCCAGGAGCGGGCCCCGCGCGTCACTCCCCCCCGGGACATCCAGCAAGCGGTGGAACTGCGCCAGGTGGGCTTCCACTACCCGGGAGCCGAGCAGCCCACGCTGCACGACATCAACCTGAGCCTGCGGCCCGGCGAGGTGGTCTCCATCGTGGGAGAAAACGGCTCCGGCAAGACGACGCTCGTGAAGCTGCTGGCCCGGCTCTATGATCCATCCGAAGGGGTGATGACCCTGGATGGCACGGATCTGCGCCAGTTCGATCCCGACGAGTACCGCTCGCTCGTGAGCGTGGTGTGGCAGGACTTCGCGCGCTTCGAGCTCAGCCTGAGAGACAACGTCCTGTTGGGCAACGAGGCACGCGCCGACCAGCTCGCGGCGGCCTTGCGTGCCGCGGGCCTGGATGACGTGGTGGCGGGACTGCCCGAGGGCGTGAACACGATGCTCGGGCGCGCGTTCGAGGACGGCGTTCAACTCTCCTCCGGCCAGTGGCAGCGGATCGCCGTGGCCCGCGCCTTCGTCCGGGCGGCACCACTGCTCATCCTCGACGAGCCCTCCTCCGCCCTGGACGCGCGCCAGGAGCATGATCTGTTCCACCGGCTCCGGGAATTGGGGCGTGGCCGCGCCGTCGTCTTCATCACCCACCGGCTGTCATCGACGCGCGTGGCGGATCGCATCGTCGTGCTCGAGAAGGGAAGGATTGTCGAGCAGGGTGATCACGAATCGCTCCTGCGGGCGGAGGGCCCCTACGCCCGGCTGTTCCGGCTGCAGGCCGCACCCTATGTCGACGACCTCGCGGCACAGGAAACTCCCGCGCAGCCCATGCTGCGCACCCTGGGTTGA
- a CDS encoding MvdC/MvdD family ATP grasp protein, translated as MILITTNAWEPTADRVIRRLTKMGQPWVRFNTNDYPRKARVALGSDQTTAFFVNGSGKRIDLSSVRSAWLWKYGEYDLPEGISAPESKFIHHQCQTVMHSAYRVLQERAFMVNVNDRNHAANDKPRQLALAPRLGLRVPPTLVTNSPEDAKAFCAQHARVAYKAIGLPVLIEKNGDSATPPRMIYTNILSEKDISELDQLQFCPAILQAYVPKRFEVRITIVGNEVFAAELHSQNHEATTIDYRKTWNESVKISYRVHALPPKVAESCLAITREFGLAYSAIDMIFTPEGEYVFLEMNPTGMYAWIEDATELPISDALAAMLVRGGMG; from the coding sequence ATGATCCTCATCACCACGAATGCCTGGGAGCCCACTGCCGACCGAGTCATCCGGCGACTCACCAAGATGGGTCAGCCCTGGGTCCGCTTCAACACGAACGACTATCCGCGGAAGGCACGGGTCGCGCTTGGCTCGGATCAAACGACCGCGTTCTTCGTGAATGGCTCGGGCAAGCGGATTGACTTGTCCAGCGTGCGCTCGGCGTGGTTGTGGAAGTACGGGGAGTATGATCTGCCCGAGGGCATCTCCGCGCCGGAGTCGAAGTTCATCCATCACCAGTGCCAGACCGTGATGCACAGCGCCTATCGCGTCCTGCAGGAGCGCGCGTTCATGGTCAACGTGAACGACCGCAACCATGCCGCGAATGACAAGCCCCGCCAGCTCGCGCTCGCGCCACGGCTTGGCCTCCGGGTGCCGCCCACGCTGGTCACCAATTCTCCCGAGGACGCCAAGGCCTTCTGCGCACAGCATGCCAGGGTCGCCTACAAGGCCATCGGCCTGCCGGTGTTGATCGAGAAGAACGGTGATTCCGCGACGCCTCCGCGGATGATCTACACCAATATCCTGAGCGAGAAGGACATCTCCGAGCTCGACCAGCTCCAGTTCTGTCCGGCCATCCTCCAGGCCTACGTGCCCAAGAGGTTCGAGGTCCGCATCACCATCGTCGGCAACGAGGTCTTCGCCGCGGAGCTGCATTCACAGAACCACGAGGCGACGACCATCGACTACCGGAAGACCTGGAATGAGTCGGTGAAGATCTCGTACCGCGTCCACGCGCTGCCCCCCAAGGTCGCCGAGTCCTGCCTGGCGATAACGCGGGAGTTCGGGCTGGCCTACTCGGCGATCGACATGATCTTCACGCCCGAGGGCGAGTATGTCTTCCTGGAGATGAATCCCACCGGGATGTACGCCTGGATCGAGGATGCCACGGAGCTGCCCATCTCCGATGCCCTCGCCGCCATGCTGGTCCGCGGCGGGATGGGCTGA
- a CDS encoding M61 family metallopeptidase, with amino-acid sequence MPEAVHYRVSMLRPHSHLFEVEATFPAAPEPLAAVLPVWTPGSYLVREFARQLQDVSATDPDGERLAVRREDKRTWRVESRGRPVTLRYRVYAHELSVRTSHLDGSHGYFNGATLFLYTEATRGLEHHVTVEAPEGWRTFTALERRGEVFVASDYDELVDSPFEVGPHTPLTFTAAGVPHEVVVWGDAVPDGSRMCTDLQRVCETQARLFGGLPHRRYLFLVYLTDKGRGGLEHGASTALLFPRVGLQSARGWEDFLTLAAHEYFHLWNVKRVKPRALVPFDYSQENYTSLLWAFEGVTSYYDNLFVLRAGLMSASRYLTRLGETLSALQATPGRKVQTLAESSLVCWVKHYRPDEHSPNSAISYYLKGEVVAVLLDLELRRLTGNARGLDDLMRLLWKRYGDGSGVPEDGVEAAAAEVAGQDLSAFFDRALRTTQELDLSPFAHVGLEVRLRPRESTNDRGGSPPPRTKGEGRPKGWLGVMPKGGTTFSAVLEGSPAQEAGLYVDDELVALDGWRVDTGALLTRCEDKSPGDTVRVTVFRRDKLVEVPVVLGQKPADAVWLARMDKPTDAQKAAYQAWLGTPWEEPG; translated from the coding sequence ATGCCGGAAGCGGTCCACTATCGCGTCTCGATGCTCCGCCCGCACTCGCACCTCTTCGAGGTGGAGGCCACCTTCCCCGCGGCGCCGGAGCCGCTCGCCGCGGTGCTGCCGGTGTGGACTCCCGGCAGCTACCTGGTGCGCGAGTTCGCGCGCCAGCTCCAGGACGTGAGCGCCACGGACCCCGACGGCGAGCGCCTCGCGGTGCGGCGCGAGGACAAGCGCACCTGGCGCGTCGAGTCGAGGGGCCGCCCGGTGACGCTGCGCTATCGCGTCTACGCGCACGAGCTGTCGGTGCGCACCAGCCACCTGGACGGCAGCCACGGCTACTTCAACGGCGCCACGCTCTTCCTCTACACCGAGGCCACGCGGGGCCTGGAGCACCACGTCACCGTGGAGGCCCCCGAGGGATGGCGGACCTTCACCGCGCTGGAGCGCCGGGGAGAGGTCTTCGTCGCGAGCGACTACGACGAGCTGGTGGACAGCCCCTTCGAGGTGGGGCCCCACACGCCGCTCACCTTCACCGCCGCGGGCGTGCCGCACGAGGTGGTGGTGTGGGGAGACGCGGTGCCGGATGGCTCGCGCATGTGCACGGATCTCCAGCGCGTGTGCGAGACCCAGGCGCGGCTGTTCGGCGGGCTGCCCCACCGGCGCTACCTGTTCCTCGTCTATCTCACGGACAAGGGACGCGGGGGCCTGGAGCACGGCGCGTCCACGGCGCTGCTCTTTCCGCGCGTGGGCCTGCAGAGCGCGCGGGGCTGGGAGGACTTCCTCACGCTCGCGGCGCACGAGTACTTCCACCTGTGGAACGTCAAGCGGGTGAAGCCCCGGGCGCTCGTGCCCTTCGACTACTCGCAGGAGAACTACACCTCGCTCCTGTGGGCCTTCGAGGGCGTCACCTCGTACTACGACAACCTCTTCGTGCTGCGCGCGGGGCTGATGAGCGCGAGCCGCTACCTCACGCGCCTGGGCGAGACGCTCTCGGCGCTCCAGGCCACGCCGGGCCGCAAGGTGCAGACCCTGGCCGAGTCCTCGCTCGTGTGCTGGGTGAAGCACTACCGCCCGGACGAGCACTCGCCCAACAGCGCCATCTCCTACTACCTCAAGGGCGAGGTGGTGGCGGTGTTGTTGGACCTGGAGCTGCGCCGCCTCACGGGCAACGCGCGGGGCCTGGATGATCTGATGCGGCTGTTGTGGAAGCGCTACGGAGACGGCTCCGGCGTGCCCGAGGACGGCGTGGAGGCGGCGGCCGCGGAGGTGGCGGGACAGGATCTGTCGGCCTTCTTCGACCGGGCACTGCGCACCACGCAGGAGCTGGACCTGTCGCCCTTCGCCCACGTGGGCCTGGAGGTGAGGCTGCGCCCGCGCGAGTCCACCAACGACCGGGGTGGCAGCCCGCCCCCGCGCACCAAGGGAGAGGGCCGGCCCAAGGGGTGGCTGGGGGTGATGCCCAAGGGAGGCACCACCTTCTCCGCGGTGCTGGAGGGCTCGCCCGCGCAGGAGGCGGGGCTGTACGTGGACGACGAGCTGGTGGCGCTCGACGGCTGGCGCGTGGACACCGGGGCGCTGCTCACGCGCTGCGAGGACAAGTCCCCCGGGGACACGGTGCGCGTCACGGTGTTCCGCCGGGACAAGCTGGTGGAGGTGCCCGTGGTGCTCGGCCAGAAGCCCGCGGATGCCGTGTGGCTCGCGCGCATGGACAAGCCCACGGACGCGCAGAAGGCCGCCTACCAGGCATGGCTCGGTACGCCCTGGGAAGAGCCGGGGTAG
- a CDS encoding RsmB/NOP family class I SAM-dependent RNA methyltransferase, with the protein MKKNPRPSPRAPQSRREPSAASEGVRAIRPVREDLVLQASLEAYGFIRHEGRLADRALDYTLRHKKNLYSNERRAVAERVYALLRRQRTVDFLLEHAHPGFSRLDRTRQDVLRLAASRVLHGESLEEVERSAVQSGLGAGALSGLARAARTLEALPPDKRFPIAASLPDFLAARFREAFGPDAERAAEAMNERAPLTARVNGLKGDRERVRELLEKEGVSTQPTPLSPLGLILDTRTNAFSLEAFRDGAFELQDEGSQLLGLLVDAPPTKVVDACAGAGGKTLQLAVQMKNRGDLYALDVEEGRMEDLRKRTRRAGVHNVRAQLIPADGPEVDAALAPLLGKADRVLVDAPCSGTGTLRRKPDARYRLTPEMLVEHVARQKRLLERFSRLVKPGGRLIYGTCSVLPEENEAVVEDFLSRHPDYTVRPVAEELGAELGARVSKGPYLRLAPHLHGTDGFFGAILVRAK; encoded by the coding sequence ATGAAGAAGAACCCCCGCCCCTCCCCCAGGGCCCCCCAGTCCCGCCGTGAGCCGTCCGCCGCCTCCGAAGGCGTTCGCGCGATCCGCCCCGTGCGCGAGGATCTCGTCCTCCAGGCGAGCCTGGAAGCCTATGGCTTCATCCGCCACGAGGGCCGCCTGGCGGACCGGGCCCTGGACTACACCCTGCGCCACAAGAAGAACCTCTACTCCAACGAGCGCCGCGCCGTGGCCGAGCGGGTGTACGCCCTGCTTCGCCGCCAGCGCACCGTGGACTTCCTCCTCGAGCACGCCCACCCGGGCTTCTCCCGCCTGGACCGTACGCGTCAGGACGTGCTGCGCCTGGCCGCCTCGCGCGTGCTGCATGGCGAGTCCCTGGAAGAGGTGGAGCGCTCGGCGGTGCAGTCTGGCCTGGGCGCGGGCGCGCTGTCCGGACTCGCACGGGCCGCCCGGACCCTGGAGGCGCTGCCCCCCGACAAGCGCTTCCCCATCGCCGCCTCGCTGCCGGACTTCCTCGCGGCGCGCTTCCGCGAGGCGTTCGGCCCGGACGCCGAGCGCGCCGCCGAGGCGATGAACGAGCGCGCGCCGCTCACCGCCCGCGTCAATGGCCTCAAGGGAGACCGCGAGCGGGTGCGCGAGCTGCTCGAGAAGGAGGGCGTGAGCACCCAGCCCACCCCGCTGTCGCCGCTCGGGCTCATCCTCGACACACGCACCAATGCCTTCTCGCTCGAGGCGTTCCGCGACGGAGCCTTCGAGCTGCAGGACGAGGGCAGCCAGCTGTTGGGCCTGCTCGTGGACGCGCCGCCCACCAAGGTGGTGGACGCGTGCGCGGGCGCGGGCGGCAAGACGCTCCAGCTCGCCGTGCAGATGAAGAACCGGGGCGACCTGTACGCGCTGGACGTCGAGGAGGGGCGCATGGAGGACTTGCGCAAGCGCACGCGCCGGGCGGGCGTGCACAACGTGCGCGCCCAGCTCATCCCCGCGGACGGCCCCGAGGTGGACGCGGCGCTCGCGCCCCTTCTGGGCAAGGCGGACCGGGTGCTGGTGGACGCGCCGTGCAGCGGCACGGGCACCCTGCGCCGCAAGCCGGACGCGCGCTACCGCCTCACGCCCGAGATGCTGGTGGAGCACGTGGCGCGGCAGAAGCGGCTGCTCGAGCGCTTCTCCCGGCTGGTGAAGCCCGGCGGGCGGCTCATCTACGGCACGTGCAGCGTGCTGCCCGAGGAGAACGAGGCCGTGGTGGAGGACTTCCTCTCGCGGCACCCGGACTACACGGTGCGTCCGGTGGCCGAGGAACTGGGAGCGGAGTTGGGGGCCAGGGTGAGCAAGGGCCCCTACCTGCGGCTCGCCCCGCACCTGCACGGCACGGATGGATTCTTCGGGGCCATCCTCGTGCGCGCGAAGTAA
- a CDS encoding purple acid phosphatase family protein produces MHRLYSLALSMMTVALTLTASGASAAKLTRDPYLQRVGPDTAMVAFRLDTACAATVRYGTHGSTDLSVTAPTAQTQQAVVLDGLEPGTEYTYVVDACGSRTSPVTFSTAPVPGTRSVHFTTVGDFGSNNQDQRDVSRAMLGRKPQLFLALGDNAYEMGTEAEFQHNLFEPMAPLLAQVPFFAVPGNHEYETNRGQPYFDNLYLPTSQSGGEYYYSFDWGHVHFVAIDSNCAIGLSSADRCTFEAQKKWVEQDLAASTAPWKIVFFHHPPWSSGDHGSQLKMRREFAPLFEKYGVDLVLTGHDHNYERSRPMRGNEVAPSGATAPVYLVVGSGGAKLRELSIASKPSWSVLRNNSDHGYLDVRVEDGTLTAQMLTPSGKMMDSFTLTKDLPPEPTPPAQEAPTTPGAPSPTNPTPAPSTPGQPPLGGSTQTPPGAVPGEEDPAETAPGCSATPAMTLLPAGMWVLASALRRRRR; encoded by the coding sequence ATGCACCGACTGTACTCCCTGGCGCTCAGCATGATGACCGTGGCGCTCACCCTCACCGCGAGCGGTGCGAGCGCCGCGAAGCTCACGCGCGACCCCTACCTGCAACGCGTGGGACCGGACACCGCCATGGTGGCCTTCCGGCTGGATACGGCGTGTGCCGCCACGGTGCGCTATGGCACTCATGGGAGCACGGATCTGTCCGTCACCGCGCCCACCGCCCAGACGCAACAGGCCGTGGTGCTCGACGGCCTGGAGCCCGGCACCGAGTACACCTATGTCGTGGACGCCTGCGGCTCGCGCACCAGCCCGGTGACGTTCTCCACCGCGCCCGTGCCCGGCACCCGCAGCGTGCACTTCACCACCGTGGGTGACTTCGGCTCGAACAACCAGGATCAGCGCGACGTGTCCCGGGCCATGCTCGGCCGCAAGCCGCAGCTCTTCCTGGCGCTCGGGGACAACGCCTACGAGATGGGCACCGAGGCCGAGTTCCAGCACAACCTCTTCGAGCCCATGGCTCCCCTGCTCGCGCAGGTGCCCTTCTTCGCCGTCCCGGGCAACCACGAGTACGAGACCAACAGGGGCCAGCCCTACTTCGACAACCTCTACCTGCCCACCAGCCAGAGCGGCGGCGAGTACTACTACTCCTTCGACTGGGGCCATGTGCACTTCGTGGCGATCGACTCCAACTGCGCCATCGGCCTGTCCTCGGCCGACCGTTGCACCTTCGAGGCGCAGAAGAAGTGGGTGGAGCAGGACCTGGCCGCCAGCACCGCCCCCTGGAAGATCGTCTTCTTCCACCACCCGCCCTGGAGCAGCGGGGATCACGGCTCGCAGTTGAAGATGCGCCGGGAGTTCGCCCCCCTCTTCGAGAAGTACGGGGTGGACCTGGTGCTCACCGGGCATGATCACAACTACGAGCGCTCCCGGCCCATGCGCGGCAACGAGGTGGCCCCTTCGGGCGCCACGGCTCCCGTCTACCTCGTGGTGGGCAGCGGCGGCGCGAAGCTGCGCGAACTCAGCATCGCGAGCAAGCCGTCCTGGTCCGTGCTGCGCAACAACTCGGACCACGGCTATCTGGACGTGCGGGTCGAGGACGGCACCCTCACCGCCCAGATGCTCACCCCCTCGGGCAAGATGATGGACAGCTTCACCCTCACCAAGGATCTCCCGCCCGAGCCCACGCCCCCCGCCCAGGAGGCCCCGACCACTCCGGGTGCGCCCTCCCCGACGAACCCGACCCCCGCGCCGTCCACGCCGGGCCAGCCGCCCCTCGGGGGAAGCACCCAGACCCCCCCAGGGGCAGTGCCAGGCGAGGAGGATCCGGCCGAGACCGCCCCGGGCTGCTCGGCCACCCCGGCGATGACGCTGCTGCCGGCCGGGATGTGGGTGCTCGCCAGCGCCCTGCGCCGCCGCCGGCGTTGA
- a CDS encoding ABC transporter permease → MNPSRIAAIVLRQFYLLRGSPARILPLFIWVAIDVVLWGFITRYLNTVTDSGLDFVTSLLGTVLLWNFLTRAMQGVTMAFFEDVWSRNFLNLFATPLSTSEYISGLVLSSITTSSIGLVVMVAVAGAAFGLSLFTYGVLLVPFLLVLFLYGIALGVFGSAVVLRLGPAAEWLIWPIPAMVSPFACVFYPRATLPEWMQLLSLLFPPSYVFEGMRAIAMGGHFSGGALLAGVGLALLCLLLACVFFMRIYHEAVRSGRVARYSAESVS, encoded by the coding sequence ATGAATCCCTCCCGCATCGCCGCCATCGTGCTGCGCCAGTTCTATCTCTTGAGGGGCAGCCCCGCGCGCATCCTCCCGCTCTTCATCTGGGTGGCCATCGATGTCGTCCTGTGGGGCTTCATCACGCGCTACCTCAACACCGTCACCGACTCCGGCCTGGACTTCGTCACCTCGCTGCTGGGCACGGTGCTGCTGTGGAACTTCCTCACCCGCGCCATGCAGGGCGTGACGATGGCGTTCTTCGAGGACGTCTGGTCGCGCAACTTCCTCAACCTCTTCGCCACCCCCCTGTCGACCTCCGAGTACATCAGCGGCCTGGTGCTCTCGAGCATCACGACGAGCAGCATCGGCCTGGTCGTCATGGTCGCCGTGGCGGGCGCGGCGTTCGGCCTGTCGCTGTTCACCTACGGCGTGCTGCTGGTGCCCTTCCTGCTCGTGCTCTTCCTGTACGGCATCGCGCTCGGCGTCTTCGGCAGCGCCGTGGTGCTGCGACTCGGCCCCGCCGCCGAGTGGCTCATCTGGCCCATCCCCGCCATGGTGTCGCCCTTCGCGTGTGTCTTCTACCCCCGCGCCACGCTGCCGGAGTGGATGCAGCTCCTCTCACTGCTCTTCCCGCCCTCCTACGTCTTCGAGGGCATGCGGGCGATCGCCATGGGCGGCCACTTCTCCGGCGGGGCGTTGCTCGCGGGAGTGGGGCTCGCACTGCTCTGCCTCCTGCTCGCCTGCGTCTTCTTCATGCGCATCTACCATGAGGCGGTGCGCTCGGGCCGCGTCGCCCGCTACAGCGCCGAGAGCGTGAGCTGA
- a CDS encoding ABC transporter ATP-binding protein, which yields MKTSPPPQSAAPAKVLSVVELRKQYGATVAVDGLSFDVGRHEIVGLLGSNGAGKTTTINMVLGLLEPSSGSIHIEGVDLARHRTRALAHTNFAAIYAPLPGNLTVQQNLRTFGLLYGVNRLSERIEELLTQLDLTRFRDVRCGVLSSGEQTRVTLAKALINRPALLLLDEPTASLDPVTARDIRARIRDFATRDEGGVLWTSHNMYEVEEVCDRVLIVSHGRIVLQGDPRALPGQYGKTTLEELFITVARGDPS from the coding sequence GTGAAGACGTCCCCCCCTCCGCAGTCCGCCGCCCCCGCGAAGGTCCTGTCCGTCGTGGAGCTGCGCAAGCAATACGGAGCCACCGTCGCCGTCGACGGGCTCTCCTTCGACGTGGGCCGCCATGAAATCGTCGGGCTGCTCGGCAGCAACGGCGCGGGCAAGACGACCACCATCAACATGGTGCTCGGGCTGCTCGAGCCCAGCTCGGGCTCCATCCACATCGAGGGAGTGGACCTGGCGCGGCACCGCACCCGGGCGCTCGCGCACACGAACTTCGCCGCCATCTACGCGCCGCTGCCCGGCAACCTCACCGTCCAGCAGAACCTGCGCACCTTCGGCCTGCTCTATGGTGTGAATCGGCTGTCCGAGCGCATCGAGGAGCTCCTCACCCAGTTGGATCTCACGCGCTTCCGAGACGTGCGCTGCGGGGTGCTCTCCTCGGGAGAGCAGACGCGGGTGACCCTGGCCAAGGCGCTCATCAACCGCCCCGCCCTGCTGCTGCTCGACGAGCCGACCGCGTCGTTGGATCCCGTGACGGCGCGAGACATCCGCGCCCGCATCCGGGACTTCGCCACCCGGGACGAGGGCGGCGTGCTGTGGACGTCCCACAACATGTACGAGGTGGAGGAAGTCTGCGACCGGGTGCTCATCGTCTCGCACGGGAGGATCGTCCTCCAGGGCGACCCCCGGGCGCTGCCCGGCCAGTACGGCAAGACCACGCTCGAGGAGCTGTTCATCACCGTGGCGCGAGGTGACCCGTCATGA